Proteins encoded within one genomic window of Solea senegalensis isolate Sse05_10M linkage group LG11, IFAPA_SoseM_1, whole genome shotgun sequence:
- the LOC122777013 gene encoding TRAF3-interacting JNK-activating modulator isoform X2, producing MDTLTGVQLCPVKDFDQRVEMRAEKREHMRGRNNVTSCRSPRVEFDTKLIQNEQKDKRQLEYLRRRSLSPELCGLKSTRTNTSPKTMKQHSLKYQNTNIHKIPSNVHKKTIVSSNSSITDGPSTSTWASLWSEPVTLVRQDKDCSKKQASTSTPEIKESSQHTKKRENSVKVQKSSIKTIFQTESLHQKFATQAKYVPPKNPVREAGVQTVSGLVTVKESDVQQLAEYLQEALWREEAMKKKLVGLQESMSDLVNSSNKIWTARCSEDLLRNKIGALEAQLHVCLKFPKDGVKKLMVQMEKQKLIYEEKALVALQRATQEKTEALSKAETLQESLISAKAAALKWQSLYEELKLSCDQLRENQRLSNEQLQQLLSQVELFRAREDELRDEVVSLRQVNTELQYNMCVLEEDNLLSKEEIQNLRDGDCKSQEIQDRLTSQETETQLRKNSQMEEQLRHTQEKLRLKESEVSVKSCRQNCMQ from the exons ATGGACACCCTGACTGGGGTCCAGCTCTGCCCAGTGAAAGACTTTGACCAAAGAGTGGagatgagagcagagaaacgTGAACACATGCGAGGACGTAACAATGTGACCTCGTGTCGCAGCCCCAGGGTAGAGTTTGACACAAAACTGATCCAAAATGAACAGAAAGACAAACGGCAGCTGGAATATCTGAGGAGGAGATCACTGAGCCCAGAGCTGTGCGGCTTGAAGTCTACAAGGACGAATACTTCACCAAAGACAATGAAACAGCATAGTTTAAAGTATCAGAATACAAACATCCACAAAATTCCCTCTAATGTTCATAAAAAGACGATTGTATCATCTAACAGCAGCATAACTGATGGTCCAAGTACCAGTACATGG GCCTCATTATGGTCAGAGCCAGTAACACTGGTGAGGCAAGACAAAGATTGTTCAAAGAAACAAGCATCTACCTCCACACCAGAGATAAAGGAATCAAGCCAGCACAcgaagaaaagagagaatagTGTTAAAG TTCAAAAGTCCTCCAtcaaaacaatatttcaaaCAGAAAGCCTTCACCAAAAGTTTGCAACTCAAGCCAAATATGTCCCACCAAAAAACCCTGTTCGGGAGGCGGGTGTGCAGACAGT GTCTGGCCTCGTCACTGTTAAGGAATCG gATGTTCAGCAGCTAGCTGAGTACTTGCAG GAGGCCCTGTGGAGAGAGGAGGCCATGAAGAAGAAGCTGGTTGGTCTACAGGAGAGCATGTCAGACCTCGTGAACTCCTCCAACAAAATATGGACT GCTCGCTGCAGTGAAGACCTGCTGAGAAACAAGATCGGGGCTCTGGAGGCACAGCTGCATGTCTGTCTGAAG TTTCCGAAAGATGGAGTGAAGAAACTGATGGTGCAGATGGAGAAGCAGAAACTGATATACGAAGAGAAAGCACTAGTTGCTCTTCAGAGGGCCACGCAGGAGAAAACTGAGGCACTCAGCAAGGCTGAGACACTGCAG GAATCACTTATTTCAGCAAAGGCAGCGGCACTAAAGTGGCAGAGCTTGTACGAGGAGCTGAAGTTGAGCTGTGACCAACTCAGGGAGAACCAGCGCCTCAGCAATGAACAGCTGCAACAGCTACTCAGCCAAGTGGAG CTGTTCAGAGCCAGAGAGGATGAGCTGAGGGATGAAGTGGTGTCACTGAGGCAAGtgaacacagagctgcagtacAACATGTGTGTGCTGGAGGAGGATAACCTTCTCTCAAAGGAGGAAATCCAGAATCTTAGAG ACGGTGACTGTAAGAGCCAGGAAATTCAGGATCGTCTGACATCACAGGAAACAGAGACGCAACTGAGAAAAAACTCTCAGATGGAAGAACAGCTTCGTCACACTCAGGAGAAACTACGCCTCAAGGAGAGCGAGGTCAG tgtgaagaGCTGCAGACAGAACTGCATGCAGTAG
- the LOC122777013 gene encoding TRAF3-interacting JNK-activating modulator isoform X1, with protein sequence MDTLTGVQLCPVKDFDQRVEMRAEKREHMRGRNNVTSCRSPRVEFDTKLIQNEQKDKRQLEYLRRRSLSPELCGLKSTRTNTSPKTMKQHSLKYQNTNIHKIPSNVHKKTIVSSNSSITDGPSTSTWASLWSEPVTLVRQDKDCSKKQASTSTPEIKESSQHTKKRENSVKVQKSSIKTIFQTESLHQKFATQAKYVPPKNPVREAGVQTVSGLVTVKESDVQQLAEYLQEALWREEAMKKKLVGLQESMSDLVNSSNKIWTARCSEDLLRNKIGALEAQLHVCLKFPKDGVKKLMVQMEKQKLIYEEKALVALQRATQEKTEALSKAETLQESLISAKAAALKWQSLYEELKLSCDQLRENQRLSNEQLQQLLSQVELFRAREDELRDEVVSLRQVNTELQYNMCVLEEDNLLSKEEIQNLRDGDCKSQEIQDRLTSQETETQLRKNSQMEEQLRHTQEKLRLKESECEELQTELHAVEQECQSSQARLSQCREELRQISHRRKRLMPCGSWRKVCVFLLLLVAVAGVIMMWMWHPPFREQVEDLYSDIETRIQDYLLEMATPEHSGCFRPI encoded by the exons ATGGACACCCTGACTGGGGTCCAGCTCTGCCCAGTGAAAGACTTTGACCAAAGAGTGGagatgagagcagagaaacgTGAACACATGCGAGGACGTAACAATGTGACCTCGTGTCGCAGCCCCAGGGTAGAGTTTGACACAAAACTGATCCAAAATGAACAGAAAGACAAACGGCAGCTGGAATATCTGAGGAGGAGATCACTGAGCCCAGAGCTGTGCGGCTTGAAGTCTACAAGGACGAATACTTCACCAAAGACAATGAAACAGCATAGTTTAAAGTATCAGAATACAAACATCCACAAAATTCCCTCTAATGTTCATAAAAAGACGATTGTATCATCTAACAGCAGCATAACTGATGGTCCAAGTACCAGTACATGG GCCTCATTATGGTCAGAGCCAGTAACACTGGTGAGGCAAGACAAAGATTGTTCAAAGAAACAAGCATCTACCTCCACACCAGAGATAAAGGAATCAAGCCAGCACAcgaagaaaagagagaatagTGTTAAAG TTCAAAAGTCCTCCAtcaaaacaatatttcaaaCAGAAAGCCTTCACCAAAAGTTTGCAACTCAAGCCAAATATGTCCCACCAAAAAACCCTGTTCGGGAGGCGGGTGTGCAGACAGT GTCTGGCCTCGTCACTGTTAAGGAATCG gATGTTCAGCAGCTAGCTGAGTACTTGCAG GAGGCCCTGTGGAGAGAGGAGGCCATGAAGAAGAAGCTGGTTGGTCTACAGGAGAGCATGTCAGACCTCGTGAACTCCTCCAACAAAATATGGACT GCTCGCTGCAGTGAAGACCTGCTGAGAAACAAGATCGGGGCTCTGGAGGCACAGCTGCATGTCTGTCTGAAG TTTCCGAAAGATGGAGTGAAGAAACTGATGGTGCAGATGGAGAAGCAGAAACTGATATACGAAGAGAAAGCACTAGTTGCTCTTCAGAGGGCCACGCAGGAGAAAACTGAGGCACTCAGCAAGGCTGAGACACTGCAG GAATCACTTATTTCAGCAAAGGCAGCGGCACTAAAGTGGCAGAGCTTGTACGAGGAGCTGAAGTTGAGCTGTGACCAACTCAGGGAGAACCAGCGCCTCAGCAATGAACAGCTGCAACAGCTACTCAGCCAAGTGGAG CTGTTCAGAGCCAGAGAGGATGAGCTGAGGGATGAAGTGGTGTCACTGAGGCAAGtgaacacagagctgcagtacAACATGTGTGTGCTGGAGGAGGATAACCTTCTCTCAAAGGAGGAAATCCAGAATCTTAGAG ACGGTGACTGTAAGAGCCAGGAAATTCAGGATCGTCTGACATCACAGGAAACAGAGACGCAACTGAGAAAAAACTCTCAGATGGAAGAACAGCTTCGTCACACTCAGGAGAAACTACGCCTCAAGGAGAGCGAG tgtgaagaGCTGCAGACAGAACTGCATGCAGTAGAGCAGGAGTGTCAGTCCAGCCAGGCCCGGCTGTCACAGTGCAGGGAAGAACTCCGGCAAATCAGCCACCGCCGCAAGAGActg ATGCCATGTGGCTCCTGGAGGAAAGTCTGTGTgttcctccttctcctcgtcGCTGTGGCAGGGGTCATCATGATGTGGATGTGGCATCCTCCCTTCAGGGAGCAAGTGGAAGACCTGTACTCTGATATAGAGACACGCATCCAGGACTATCTCTTGGAAATGGCCACTCCTGAACACTCAGGCTGTTTTAGACCAATATGA